A stretch of DNA from Triticum dicoccoides isolate Atlit2015 ecotype Zavitan chromosome 2A, WEW_v2.0, whole genome shotgun sequence:
gaCCAACGCACCAGAATAACAACTGTCGCCGATGAAGAAatacgtagatcggaaggatcaaaCCTGAAAACAAAAGAACGTAGACGAACGAAGACCGAATCCGAGtagatccaccaaagacaaccaccgactgaatcccgcgagatccgctagagacacacctccacacgcccttcgGTGATGCTAGATGCACCATTGAGACGGGCTAGGCGAGGAGAACCTCATTCCATCTTCGGAAAGCCGccaccgtctcgccttcctgagtcggacacaaatcctaacaaaactcagAAAAACATCTTAAACGGAACCCTCCCGCCGACAAGGGCCGGAATTCACCATGCCTCCATGGCCTctagggccaccggagatgatGCGGACCGACGACGGTGCCGGCAAGAGGTAGAGGAACCCTAGGCTTTTTTTAAGGGGGTGGCGGCTAGGTATTGAGGGTGCTTACTTTGCTTCTAACAGCACATgtgttatttttttatttttttgagaaaTACTATAAGATATTGGATGGACTTCTTTTGCGGGGATAGGGATGGACTTGAGCCCAACGAAGCCCAAAGTAAGATATGGCCGAGGCCCAAGCCCATGACTTCTCAGCGGTAATTTTTCTTCTACTCCCTCTCAGACAGTAAGTAGTTCGTCACAGGGATGATGGACTCACGCTAACCACCTTCTTCCACTTAACCATCCACAACCTGCAAACACCGCACAACTTTAACCCCCCACCATCAGCCTGAAAACCCTGCAGCTCTCTGCAACGCCACTGTTCCGCACGCAGGCGGCGGAAAGATCACGCGCCTAGGGTTCGGCACCACCCCCCATCGAAATCGGCGGCGGCGCCGAGGGCCCCGCAGCAATGCGACCGCCGCCCGCGGCGATGACGGCCTCCTCGTCGGAGAAGAAGGCGGCGGCGAAGCGGAGGAGCGGACCACCGAGGCCCCGAGGGAGGAAGTCGCAGCTCGCGCTTCTCGGTGAGTGCCGTTCGCGAGCAACAGCGAGCCCCCTTGTTTGCTCGCTGTTCGCTTGATTTGTTTGCGCTCTTTCGGCTTTGGAGCTCCATATTTTAGTGGCGGGGCCTCGTTTTGGTGCTGTGCCTGTAGTCTTTATTTAGAGTTGTTAGGTGCCGGGTTGTGGGGTGGTGCCTGGGGAATTAATTAGGGGGCCCTAATTAAAAAGGGTGATCTTGGAAGCGAGCCGAGAGAACGACATCCTAACTACTAGAGCTTTTAGTCGCATGATTTTACTGCGGTGATGTAATGGTTGCCACTGTCAAAGTAATTAGATGGTATTGTTCATGGACAATGTTCTCAGCAACCTGTTCTCAAATAAAGGTGCTCCTTTTCCATGTGCAATCTATCACCATGGTGTCCAAGAGATGTGCAAACGCCGCGTGATCATAAATGTCGTTTAGCTTCTTCTCACAGTAGAACGGGTACGAGTGTCAACTCTAAATGTCTAGAAATTTGACAGTCAAAGAACGTGATGTCTTTGTGCTTGTGTATAAGTATAACTGGATGTTACATCGTACTGCCGAAGTTTACTGCTTCAAAATTTCATCTCCTTTGATAGAAGGCTTGCCCTTCTGTGTGTTCATCAGGTGGCCCTGAAtttatgttttgatgatcaacagGGGGGTGCTCACCTGGAAATGCATTTGCTCCACATATACTGCTTATCAATCGGGGAGAGGTATGCAGCTTCAGGCACCTACCCATCTAAGTTGCAAATTACAAGAACAATGCCAACTTTTATTTTGCTTTGTGTATGTGTGTTGTTTTACTATTCATTACGCATTACGTTAGATTAATATGGCGCTTCAGCTGCTGAGGAATGTTCCCATTTTTTTCCGTCTAACCTGGTTTATTCTGTTTCTGTTTCCCTGGGTCTTGAACCTGTAGATAATTTACTGTATGATGTGAATAAAATTACAAAATTACTTTGCGATAATTTACTATGTGATGTCACTGATGTGTGAAAAGAATGTCATGTACTACTATCTTTAGTTTACTGCTCTTTGGAGTGTATTGTCTGCAAGATGATCAACGTTAATTTTGTCCTCTCTCCTTGTTCACtatccctccgatccaaaataagtgtcgtattTTAGTTCAAATTTTAACTAAAACCACAACACTTATTTCAGATCGGAGGGAGTAGCAAATTTCCAAATTTAGACAAGTGTGAACTTCATTCTACCAAACTGCAGGTTCTCAACATTAACGTAATACATACTATTTATTTGACTACCATAAGCCCATAGCATTTCAAACAGAACTTCAGTCTACTTCTTTCTGCATGTTCTTGTGCGGTGCAGTGCAGTCTGTACGGGATCTTCCGTTCATCGTGTTTTATGCACTGGTAGGTCCTTGATCCGTATATGATGGGCTAAAGAATTTTGTCCTTGTCAGGCTTCTGCACAGATCTTTGATGTGGCTGTGTTTGGTCTCAACATGTGATAGAAAAATCACTTGTTTTCTACTTTTAGCACCCAGTTCCTTTTTCTAAAGAAAATTGGTGTGGCCATAGAAGATTCATTGAGTGCACACTGTTCATATGTTGCCGATAATTTAACAGCAATACTGAAAGTACTTTTATGCACAGGATATTACCTCCAAGATTATGCTGTTATCAGAGCTGCATTCCAAATCCATCTGTATTCTATCAGCCAATGGCCCATTATCAGCTATAACCCTCCGTCTATCTTCACATTCAGGTGGCCTTGACAATGCAGTTTACCAGGTTTGCCTCAGTGTCCAACATTGGCTAGTGGCTACTACTATTCCCCCCATTTTCAGCAATTAATGAATTGCTTGTCTTATATCAGTTTGATGTGTGCTAATAGACCAGTACAAATTCTTAATCCCCTTATGTAGCGTGGGAAAAAAATGGTCCCCCTCCTTCAGTCCGTTTTATATCATAAACAAAGCATTTCCATCTCTTGGTCTTACTTTGAACTGACTTTGCAGGGTCAGTTTGAGATAATTTCACTAAAAGGCTCTTATCTGCTGTCTGATGATGGTGGCTCAGGAAACAGCAATGGGGGTTTAAGCATTATGGTTTCTACTCCTTGTGGCAGCTTGTTTGGAGGTAGCGTTGGAGGGCCGCTGATCGCTGCAGACCCTGTGCAGGTACATGACATAATTTTGCCACTTACCAAGTGGAACTGCAGGCACATGCCACagtaaaaaaaaactaatgcgtaAATTCTCCAAACAGTTGCGGTGACACAGTCGATGATATCTTCCTGATGTTCTTTTCCGCCTTTGTTCTCTCTTGTGTAGAAGCTCACAGAGTGAATTTTTGTATCGTGTTTTGTTACCTCAGGTAATTGCTGGAAGCTTCAATTACACGGTGACAGAGGAAAAGAAGGAGCCAAAGACCAGTGACAGCCAACTTAATGAGCTGAAAGTACCttgggagctggatgcaatgccttATGAACCATTTTCACCTTTGCCTCTGTTTGGGTGGTCCAGGATTGAAGATGTCAAACTTGACCGCCATGACTTTGACCTGACCAATGGTTAGCACCTGGCTTCACCATGCTGCGACATATGCATGAAGATAATACATGGAGATATAACGTAACAGTTGTAAGGGCAAGCTATTAAAAACTTTGGTTTCCAAAGATATTTTGTGGGCGGAAGTGTACTTCCAAACTCAAATTCGCGGAGCAAGAGTAGTTCTAAATTCTAACTAAGACTTCTAGAGACGTGTAAAATTGATATGTCGTTTGCTAAGTCGGGTACGACGGTGTAGTTCTGCAGATTTTTATAGGTGAGAGCTATAAACTAGTAATAGCAAGTCATTTTATGTCGAAGGGTTATGAAATGCACATTCAGAACACAGAAGCGTCTTCTGAACATTTGTGATACGTGGGATTTATCTATGCTATCCATGGTTTTGGCACAAAATTAGGCTAAGTTTCTGTGCTACCCATTACCACCTATTGGTGGTTGTCGCTATTAAATGCAGAGTTGCATCATGCTATCAAGCTGTGAGAAATTATGTTCTTCAGAAACTTGACCAGACAACAACACGATCCAATGAAAGGCATACCGAACAGCTACAATATTTGAATTCATTCATTAACACCACATATACAACAACTACAGAGTAGGATGCTGAAAACATAGCAGATGCAGCCTCTGAAATGCTGGGTACAGATTTTATTTCAACACAACATTATTATTGTTTCTAGAATACAGAGTGCCAATTTCTCGAGACGCTCCGGCCAGCGGCGCGTCTAAGAGCTCCCAAGCAGCTTCTTGATATCTTTCTGCAGATACACAAAGCAAGTGTTATGTTGACCGCCTAGCGCTTCAGGATTCAACATGTACAAAGGGGATGTGAATCACGGTGCTGTTAGTTACCTCAATGCTCAGGGGGGAAGTGGTCGGGGCATAGCGGTCCACAACGTGACCCTCCTTGTCAACCAAGAACTTGGAGAAGTTCCACTTGATGCTGTCGCCGAAAAGGCCACCTTTGCTAGACTTCAGGAACTTGTATAGGGGAGAAACATTGTTGCCGTTGACATCAACCTGACAGACAATATGAACTAGGGCTCAATAATGCAGCATAAATCATTCCTCTTGGATGGATAACTCTTAAGATAAAACGGAGATTCATGGGCATCCCACTGAAACATTTGCAACGCTGTCACACTGAAACAGATAAATGCATTACTTTCGCCTAGGAAGATCACAGCACAAATGTACCTTGTCAAAAATGGGGTACTCAGCCTTGAAGCGAGTGCAGGCAAACTGAACTATCTCATCATTGGTGCCAGGCTCCTGCCCACCAAACTGATTGCATGGGAAAGCCAAGATCTCAAAGCCTGTAAAACCACAAATTGGCAATAGAACACAGAGGTTAGCATCCAACAACCGGAGTTTGTTGTGTAAATCGACTAACCAGTACATCATCAAGCAATAAGCAGATTAAACCCAGTAATCCATATGACATAGATATAATAACAAGGTAAAAGGTACAAAAAACAATGGATGAAGGAAAAACCTTGGTCCTTGTACTTTGGGTACAGCTGGCTCAGCTCGGTGTAGTTGGAGTTAGTTAGGCCACTGGAACAATTGGTCACAGACAATAATTAGCAGCCTAATAGCTGAAGAAGTAAGGTTCTGTATGGAATTTATTTAGTACAGAGTCCATGTTTAACGTCGTAGACGATCATTATTTTGGACAGTCAAGTAGAACACGGCATATTGATTTGGACTGTACTTATTTTTTTCATTTGCGGTGGACCAGACAAAATAATTTGATTCAACGCACTGCCTGTAAGTTGGAGGTATCTCATAGCCGAGCTGAAAATGAAGAAGGATGGGATGCGAGGTCAAAGGTCGTACGTACCACTGGGATGCGACGTTAACAATGAGAAGAACCTTCCCCTTGTAGACGCTGAGGTCGACGTCCTTGCCGCTTGAATCCTGCACACCAAGGGAAAGCCGTTCAACACAGTCGTACTACCGCACAATTCACCTCGCGCCTTCCAGAAATCAGGCTAAACGAACTACCGGTCAGCGAATTCAGACGGTTCGGCAGTCTAAATCCACCGGATCGGCGGAGAAATCCACACGAAGGTCCACCCGAAGAAGCAAAGCGAAGATCAAGCACACCTAGAGCTATCTCGGAGTCGGGGGCAAGCCGAGCAGGGGATCTAGCAGCGTGTGAGATAAATACAGAGACCGAAGGGGGGGAGGGGAGAGCGGGGCGGACCTTGACGGTGAAGTCGTGGACGGAGGTGGCGGAGGACGCGGCGGCCATGGCGAGGTTCCCCGTGCGACCTGACGGAGCGGCGTCGGCGGGATGGCTGCGGCGGGAGATCGGGCGGGCTCGGAACTCAGGAGCGGAGCGGGTAGTTGGGAGTTTGGGGGGGAGGAGGCGGTAGCGTGGAGACGACGAGGATGGGAGGGTGGGCCGGGACGTCACCGGGAGATTTATAGGGCCAGGCCCACGGCCGGGGGCAGGTTGGGGCTTGGAATCTTGTTATGGACAGAGGTGTGAACGCCCGCGGCAGTGAATAATGAATGCGCGTGGCCCGCGACGGAGGAAGCACGTAGCCGCCGGGACCCGCCCGTGCGAACGGAATCGAGGCGCCGGGGTCAACTTGGGCGGCTGAGGCCTGGCCGTCCGATCGGATCGGACGGATGCATCCCTGTACGTGTACGTGGTCTCGTGCAGTCGCCGGACCTACGTGGTCCGCTTTCCCGCGTGTCGTATTCTCGTGTTCTCGCTGAACAAATCTCGTTGCAAAAAAAAAGAGGCAAATCTTGTCGTCGGAATAAAAATGCGAAAACAAACTCGCAATGCTTGAGACACGGCACCATGCCGGAAAAGAACTTGTGGGTGGCTGAGTCGTGGACCCGGAAGTCATTTTTTCTTTTACGACATTTTGGAGCGGGAAGCCGTGTCGGCAATGCCGGACGAACTAGCCTCCTGATGGATGACCGCCTCCCGCAGCTCCGGCTCCTCATTGGATTCTATGTTGTCCTCGAAGATTGCGTCCACCTTCGCTCATGCCTCTCGCAGGGTAGCGGCGGTTTGCCTCCACCTTCGTCTTCGAGTGGAAGGAGTCGATGATGGTCTGATGCTACATCGCCTCCTTCGCTTGAGCAACTTCAAACTCGCCCAGCACGTCGGCCATGCCAAATCCAGCAACCAGATGTGCCAGATCTACATgaccttcatcttcttcctcctcggcccgCTTCCGCACCCTTCATGCCCATGTCCGACGTCTgctgctccgcgtcctcctcctcctgctcctgcgAGTCCAGAGGCGGGTCGGCTACAATTCGAGCTTCGCTCACGGGCCCAGATCTCCTTCAAGGAGCTCTAACCGCCGCTCTAGTGTGACCATTGCGTAAGTATTATTCCCCTCCCGGGCCATGGCTACAGGCGGATGAGGAGCTCCGAGCCGCGAGCGGATGGGAAGAGAAATGTGAGTGCGGCTAGGGTTGGGGGTCGTTGTCTGCCTTAAGGCTGTGTTCGGCAACCCTCTGCTCCTTCAGTACGGAGTGGGGCGCGCGGAGCACCCGGTGAACCGCTCTTCGAAATGTAACTGCATGTCGCTCCACTCCACAGCGGAGTTGCAGAGCGGATGAATTCCGAACATCTCCTAAATAGTCGGGTTTTGCCTCTCGGGCGGTATGTCGGAGCGGCGTTGTCACTGGACCGCTAGGTTTCAATGAGTGTCCGCGTGGGTCCCGCACACTAGTCTGATGTGGCGAACACGTCCTCATATCCGGCTCAGGTATACGGTCTAGATATAAGGAATGCCGGTCAGCCCGGATATACAGAGCTGCTATGAGGAATGCGGCTGGATCGAGATTCTGAGATCGGTCACTAAACCGGACCGTTTTGTCCGGACCCAGATGTATAGGGGTCCTCAAAGCCCGGCAGGCAGTAGATACTCTCACCACCGATTTTCCCGAAGGCACGAAGCTTCTGGAAGCATCATCCGTCGGCGGCTGGATCGGAGCAAGCGCGGTCACGCCTCCTGCATGCAGATGAGATGGCCAGGTGCTTGGCTTGGACGTACGGAGCAACTCACGTGGACAGCTTTCAGCGCAGCATTTTACTCCTGCCGCCCCGGCcgtcacgcacacgcacgcacataCCACACGTCCTTTCACATTCACACCGCACCCGCATGGTATGGCCGTCGTCGCTGCTCGCCAGTCACACCTAGTACGCGCAAACTCGCAACCGATCACAACAGGAATCCAGCGTTCCGCCGTGCGTTTGCGGCCTGCCATAGACGCACGCATCACGCATGACGCACGAGTTGAATGGGCCGGTCTAGAAGGGCCGGGCGGGCGGATATGCCCGGCCCGACGCGGGCGGTCGGTCGGTGGGCGAGCTATATTCCTTTCTGCTTGCGAGATGCTGCAAAGCGGAGTAAATTGCATGAAATCATCACTTTGAAGGCTTGGTTTGTAGAAAACACTACGCTATATTTTTGTTGCAGAAGACATCATCTCTAgcgtaatctttttgcaaaaatcactGATCGACGGATTTGGCTCTGTTGAGCGTGTTTACGACAGATGGGTCCCGttttctatactactattaaacaatcaaataaGAACTTCTTTAAGCACACCCCATTAAGTGTACACAGATCCAATACCACCGTACGATTAGGCCCACTAAAATCAATCTAACGGTTAGACTTAATCTAAACCattttctgtgtgcacttagcaatttacattgactgaccgtactccaccgtggaggaaaatatgaaactccacgcctgggaaattaggaaactaataatcacgggtgcatcatattccagaaaagtaaatcagagtgcatccgtcctattaggaaactaatctcagacaaatccatcatattaaaaaacttatctcggacgcatccatcctattaggaagctAATCGCGAGCCGCCTACCGCCATCATCCACATCAGTCGGATTTATTTTGTTTCATGACAGAGAAACCATATACCTTTCGCTATTTTGCTACATATATTTATTCTTATATACTTGTGCAGTTTCAAATAATTCAACATATCTGCAGTCATCAAACTTGAAGACATACTTTTTAAGGCcttatctatactactattaaacaatcaaacaagaactttttTAAGCACACCCCATAAAGTGTACACAGATCCAATACCACCGTACGATTAGGCCCACTAAAATCAATCTAACGGTTAGACTTAATCTAAACCATTTTCTGTGTGCAcctagcaatttacattgactgaccgtactccaccgtggaggaaaatatgaaactccacgcctgagaaattaggaaactaataatcacgggtgcatcatattccaggaAAGTAAATCAGAGTGCATCCGTCCTACTAGAAAACTAATCTCAGACAAATCCATCATATTAAAAAACTTATCTCGGacgcatccatcctattaggaagctAATCGCGAGTCGCCTACCGCCATCATCCACATCAGTCGGATTTATTTTGTTTCATGACAGAGAAACCATATACCTTTCGCTATTTTGCTACATATATTTATTCTTATATACTTGTGCAGTTTCAAATAATTCAACATATCTGCAGTCATCAAACTTGAAGACATACTTTTTAAGGCCTTATTTGCACCGCCTCTCTTTCTTTGTCTGCACGCCTCTTTCCTCCAGTAATAATAATGAATAACTTTTTCCGGATCAGGTGTTACACTGTTACAAATGTATGCTGAAGCTACTCCTTACGACAAGAAAAAAGAGGATGAATGCTTTCTATCTTCACCAGTTTTGTAGCATGTTCCAAATTGTTGGCTCTTTCTTATttgaggattcatcatgttttttgTAATTTAGAAGCCGACTTGAAAGCTTGATAAGGTTAAACTTGACAAATACTCTGAAATACTGTTCCtttcatctttatttttcttcctAACTCATTTCAGTTTCTGTATGCACATAGCGTCTTACAGCATTGTAAGTTAGTATGGTTGCCAGTGGCGTAGCCAATCCAATACGCCAGGGTGGTCCATTGATAGAAACATTTACATAAGATTAtttattttttaaagaaatacttTTTTACTGCACTGTACATAAGCTATGGAGAAATTCCAGGGTGAtccatggaccaccctggccaCCCCCTAGCTACGCCACTGATGGTTGCCAACGCGTAAACACATACAAAACCGGATAAATGCTTTCTATCATGATAATTATTGGATTTCTTTTAGCCTTTTACATTTCAATTAGTTCTTGTAAATAATCTTTATTTTATATAGAAGTCGTTGTAGTCACATATCATCTTCTATTTCCTATTATCCATAGTAAGTAGCTATATTATTTTGGCAATCCACacaatcataatatatat
This window harbors:
- the LOC119356117 gene encoding AT-hook motif nuclear-localized protein 10-like encodes the protein MRPPPAAMTASSSEKKAAAKRRSGPPRPRGRKSQLALLGGCSPGNAFAPHILLINRGEDITSKIMLLSELHSKSICILSANGPLSAITLRLSSHSGGLDNAVYQGQFEIISLKGSYLLSDDGGSGNSNGGLSIMVSTPCGSLFGGSVGGPLIAADPVQVIAGSFNYTVTEEKKEPKTSDSQLNELKVPWELDAMPYEPFSPLPLFGWSRIEDVKLDRHDFDLTNG
- the LOC119356118 gene encoding probable phospholipid hydroperoxide glutathione peroxidase, which codes for MAAASSATSVHDFTVKDSSGKDVDLSVYKGKVLLIVNVASQCGLTNSNYTELSQLYPKYKDQGFEILAFPCNQFGGQEPGTNDEIVQFACTRFKAEYPIFDKVDVNGNNVSPLYKFLKSSKGGLFGDSIKWNFSKFLVDKEGHVVDRYAPTTSPLSIEKDIKKLLGSS